One region of Mycobacterium riyadhense genomic DNA includes:
- a CDS encoding ATPase, protein MTLTRLHEVLEAMPTRIVACSGGVDSMLLATVAHRAAPHSTVVAHAVTPAVPAAATARVIASAETENWALQLVRSKEFDDERYLAIPRNRCYFCKSNLYAAIRELPTRDDATMLSGANVDDLGEYRPGLIAAEENEVRHPYVEAGLGKEDIRSIARELGLDFAELPASPCLASRLYTGTAVTPSRLRSIEIGEDLVRRLTGIDVVRCRLREEVVLIEVQAEDHALVTAEVIDRVAAAMRHLEPSLDQVVLDDKPYRPGRALRLLA, encoded by the coding sequence ATGACGTTGACTCGACTGCACGAAGTCCTCGAAGCGATGCCCACCCGCATCGTGGCGTGCAGCGGCGGTGTGGACAGCATGCTGCTCGCTACCGTCGCTCACCGAGCGGCGCCGCACAGCACAGTCGTGGCCCACGCCGTCACGCCAGCCGTTCCCGCGGCGGCCACGGCGCGGGTAATCGCGAGCGCCGAGACGGAGAACTGGGCGCTGCAGTTGGTCCGTTCCAAGGAGTTCGACGATGAGCGCTATCTTGCCATCCCGCGTAACCGCTGCTATTTCTGCAAGAGCAACCTGTATGCCGCGATCCGCGAACTCCCGACCCGCGACGATGCAACCATGTTGAGCGGCGCCAACGTCGACGATCTCGGCGAGTACCGGCCCGGCTTGATCGCAGCCGAGGAAAACGAGGTCCGGCACCCGTACGTCGAAGCAGGTCTCGGCAAGGAAGACATCCGGTCCATCGCCCGCGAGTTGGGACTGGATTTTGCGGAGCTGCCCGCATCGCCATGCCTGGCCAGCCGCCTGTACACGGGCACCGCGGTGACGCCATCGCGGCTTCGCTCGATCGAAATCGGCGAAGACCTAGTGCGCAGGTTGACGGGCATCGATGTCGTCCGGTGCCGGCTGCGTGAGGAGGTGGTGCTGATTGAGGTCCAGGCCGAAGACCACGCACTCGTCACCGCTGAGGTCATCGACCGGGTGGCCGCGGCCATGCGCCACCTGGAACCATCGCTGGACCAAGTCGTCCTGGACGACAAGCCGTATCGTCCCGGTCGCGCCCTGAGGTTGCTCGCGTGA
- a CDS encoding PE family protein — MSSNVLGFPQTFEKHISDAAAVVPTTPVVPAAAASTLNASQFAVHGQLYQRSALKPRRFRNC; from the coding sequence ATGTCGAGTAACGTGCTCGGATTCCCGCAGACATTTGAAAAGCACATTTCAGATGCGGCCGCCGTCGTCCCGACCACCCCTGTAGTTCCCGCCGCGGCGGCATCGACGCTGAACGCGAGCCAGTTCGCCGTTCACGGGCAGCTGTACCAGCGGTCAGCGCTCAAGCCGCGGCGATTTCGCAACTGTTGA